CTCCATCACTTTCTTCATACCTTCTTCAACCTCTTTCTCTCCAAAACCATTAAGTCTAACCCCAATTCTCCACACTTTTACTACATACCCACAGTTCAGAAATTGGTCACCGGCCACAGGAAAACAAAGCAGTCGCTTTCCACATTGAATTGCTTCCATGATCGAATTCCATCCGCAGTGAGTTAGATAACAACCAACTGCTTTGTGCTTCAAAATCTCAATTTGAGGAGCCCATGAAACCAACCTCCCATAACTTTGACTCtacatatatttatatgttgttattattattaaatgtattaatatttatttatatgcTTGCTTGAATCTTCAATTAGGAGGAAGTATAAGGTTACCTTTTGTTGGAATCCAATTGGTAAACCATCTCGCCAATTGTTTTTGAGAACCCAAATGAATGGGTTCTTTAAGCCCAAAAGCGCCATGGCTAAGCTCCTCACTTTCGATTCGTTAATGGGGCTAACCCAACTCCCAAACGAGATGTAAATTACTGAATTCGGCCTCTGTTTCTCCAGCCACTTCACACATCCGTCGTCTTCTTCCCAGAATGTCGGCGTTTTTGCAGGATTTGAGTGTTGGGTAAGAGGTCCGACCAGGAACACGGAGGCGGCGGAGCTTTTTGGGGTCGGTTTTTGAAGGGGGAGTAGTTCTTCTGGGAAGGAATTAACCAAAAGGCATTGGACGGATTTGGCTCTAGCCATGGTTCTTTTCCAGAATTTGAACCTGCCTTTTCTTGCCGACGGTGTTCCAATCAGCCATGGTAGTTCTTCTGTCGACAGCAGTGGCTGGCTCGGAACACACCGTTTTGATCCTTCTTCTGGACATCCTGTTGTGTTCAAAAGATCAAAATTGTAtcaatttccatttttttactttattttttttgttgttttttcttttttatcatttGTGGGTACGTATGGATCGACCCTATAATTTTAAAACTATCTTATAAGAGTTatgttcatttttattttttaatattcatGAGAAGATCATACATTTTATTATTGATGATATAAGTTTTATCTAGTtgaaatattttaggaaaataaaCAATTATATATGTTGTTAGTAATTGATTAATCATTCACTATGAAAAAATTGGTTTCAAATATACCCTAATAAATAGGACGAGCATAACATAATTCATAATATAACCGATTTAAATTGGTATCATCAATGTCATGGTGAGAAATTTGATCCTCTCCTCGAATCTATTTTATtgtataaaagaaagaaaaattatataCTTATAGTTTGAATGagcatttttctttttgctttttttatatatataattttttgaaGTTTATTGGGAGACAGTACTAAAtatgtttttttccttttctttttctaatttaagACATTGATTGTCACATCaacttatattatatattttttcacattgaatttgaattttacatGCATCATCTTGTTTGACTACAATTTTAGAATAAAATGACAATGAAACTTTCAAAAGTATATTTGTTTTAAGTAAATAAAGTATTTCTTATaagttattttattaaaaattaaatctaagAGAATTTTGTTAAGAGAGAGATTGCAAAGCTACCATGATTAaactttaattataatttaaaaaatgaaagaagaatatAGTTGACCAATAATTAGTGATTGTCAATCTATGATAAGAATATATATTGTAATAAGATACTTATACCATGCTTATATAGTCATTTCATTAAAGTTGACttaatttgaaaaacaaaacaacaaaagatAGTGTTAACCTGTATCAGAAGAAATGAGGTTGCTTTGAACCATTTCAGGAATAGTTGAAATTAATTTATAGGTGGCCAACATGGCTGGCCAAAACCCGACCACAGTTACTCCAAATTCATTTCCAACTTCAATTGCTGAAGAAGCAAGCAAGTCGACCACCATACAAACAACTGATCCACTACTGTCACTACTTTCTTTAGAATTATGCTCACTCAAAACTTGTCTAAGATAAATTGGCATGGTGGTCTCCATGGCAGCCTCAACAGTGAAGAAGTCACGTGGCATATTATCATCGAGGCCATCTGACATGGAAACAAAAAGAATTTCATCGGAAGATGAAATTTGGGATGAGATATGACGATGGATATAACTAGGAGTGAGAAAGATAGGAAGAAAACCACGACGATGAAAGACAGCGGCAAGCATAAGCATAGGAGTGACATGACCTTGAGCTGGATATGGAACCAATAAGACCTTTGGCTTTTTTGATGTATATTTCATGTTTCACCCTTTGGATATCTCTATCCAAACTTGTGGTGTTTTCTTTTTGTGGAGCACAAGAACTCCATCAAAATGTCAATATATATAGACTTGGGATGGGGGTGGGTTAGGGTTGTGAACCAACATGTGGAATTTATAtaccctttttttttccctaatttatgatggaaatttaaaaatagtttttcttttgaattaatGATGGatatttttaattgaaaagGGCAGTATGATGAGATAGAATTTACTAAATTTCCATTAAAATAAATGGAGAGCTTCCAACtaaaccttttcttttctttccattttttatgTATATCCTTTATCACTTTATAAAAGTAGACAATTGGATAATCAAcaccttttatttttttaaaaaatactacTTATAATAGTTACTAGCCTAAAATTAAAACAAcatatttgaaaagagaaattaaTAAATATCAATCAAAGAGGttggatttctttttttcttcttttagttGATTAACCAAGTTGAGGATAGGAATATGGATGTTTTGAATTGATAGTTGATCTCTTCATCCTTGTATTGATATAAATATTTGactttattttatcttttactttttgtttGATTATTGAATTAAGTGAGACTtataaagaaattattttaattaacaaaacttctaaaaatatttataaatataacaataatgtACGTGATATAAACCATGATGAACTAAGATAGActactagttatatctatcattgatatagATAGACACCGAAATACTAATGACAAATCTATTGTGATTCAAAATTTTACTGACccgttattttttttatatttatatatctCTCATATAAACAACATTTATTCATAGTTTAtcatgaaaaagaaatattttagaatgatttataatttattttacaaaataatataatttaggtTTAGTTTGCTTGAAATGTATGTATATAAATTGGAGGAGAAGTCTTCTATCTTTTACTCATTTCAATAGTGAAGAAcataatatttttcaaaatagaattgaattaatgtatatcttttaacatttttttttttagtttttaaattgaTCTTTGAAAAAGTTtgaataaattgaaaaataaattacaaaattttttaaaataaaaaataatacaaaagcATGtagaaataataaattattataaatccATCCATTGGTGTGGGcttaaaaaattaagaaaacaaaacaagatACAAAAGAGCATAAAATAGCCAATTACTTTCTTCTTACTTTATGAATCTGAATTATTTGAACCTTTAACAAATTTCTTGAACCTCAAAAGTAAGGTTTATCCACTCCTCAATATGTGAGAAAGAATGGGTGAGTTCAAAAGAACTACAAAATGacatataaaatttaattatagttATAGTAAAATTATCATCatggaagaaagagagaaaaaaaatgacaatataataaataaaaatgtctacttctaaaaaaaacttaaagaaaacaaatatattgAGAACAATGTTGGTAAgaacattaaaaaaatgataatgctacaaaaaattccaaaaaatgaaaggaaaaaagaatatTAGAGAGAgaatttagaaaattaaataagaaaaataaaattgattatctttcatttaatttagttaagacaaatattagattcatgattatcttttattttcattaaaaaaaaatatatttacaaaatattaattattttagtaaaatggatattaaaattcttttttagaaaattctttaatatcaaattattattaGTATAGACGAAGGAAGATTTCCTTCCATCTCTTTTTAGATAAAGTAtaaatttagatttgttttataaaaaacatattttttgaaataaactATTCTTAGATTAAAtccatttttaaaaaagatattatATACTTCGAAAGCTAAAATTCATTTCCTTAACATGATTTTTGGtgatgtttttattttctttaacctgatttaaagtttttcatAGAGTTTGTTTGTCTATATTTtatcaatatattttttcatactcttttagattttaagtttagatagtatatatatatatatatatatatatatatatatatatatatatattattttttattcttatatacttagaaagctaaaaaaaaaaaaaatctaccaTCTCTAAAGAGATAAAATTTTAAGTTcataatttgatttgatttaaaataaaattatattaatttggcataagatatattttttacataatttactattatttaacacACCAAGAAATAGGAATGATTCTTTTTAattaaagggtttttttttttttttttttttttgcattatgATTATTTTGATTTGTACGAATTTATTAATTTGGCTAATTagttaacttttaattttaaccaaaatatcattaattttaaaaaattttaatttatttataatccctctttactttattttttacgTTTCATAATGATGTTCCCTAAATTAAGAAAAACATTACATTTTTCACCcacaatttttatttatttatttattttaaattgaatgctttgattattgttttaagtaataatttttttaatttagattttgatgATGCAATTATCTTCTAATTTCTCTTTCATAACTTCAAATTTAGTTTCATGCtcgataataaaaaaaaaatatccacAAAAACGACTATAAGTATGGTTGGAGAATTGAGATTTCTTTTCAAcgattaaactaaaaaatattgaTAATGAAAGATTAGTTGAAAATGTCTCTATAACCTCTTTTAGATGATATAGAGGTGcatgaaaatttttattgtCATTTAATTGTTTGTAATAAATCTCACGAAAACAATTAATTATCGATCTCATTTTCGTTTCTAATCGTTTTATACTACCTAGttcatcaattttatttttgtttcttcttttattttttgagctacaaatgtcaataaattttcatttctcTTTCATGAAATTggcaattttttttcctttagttgttttacaatatttttctctcttaaattttttttattcaagaGAAGATGCAATTTTATTCTAATTACTTattatttgttaatttttttaatgatatcCAATAAGGTTTTGTGGTAATGATATTATGGTAATTATATTATTAcattttatttctcttttgaattttttattattgaataataTCGATAATTGGATCAATAAAATTTTAGTTCAACTAGTATTTATATATGAACCTAAAAGGTAAAAGGTCTCGGGTTCTAATTCCTTGACCTCCAATTTCTACCAAGAAAACATCAACGGACGACAATTTCAATATGTTTACGTATGTGTATTATCCTTTATGAGTATAAATTAGTTGAGTGATGGAATAGAATTTGAATTGAATTTAGACTTTtgaattataaattaaatttcaaaattgttattgtactaatatattattatggtttaatcgtttcaaatatgaataaaaatatagtaaaaaataattttaatgaaaaaaaatgattttattcTTCTAATTATTTGTACAATTAATTGTTTATGCATATGTTTGATTGAATGGGAATTTATTTCTTAGTTAATTTTTGTAGAATTATTGACCAAAATCCTATACATATTCaatgttattattatgattatttggGGGAGGGATGATGCataattattttcaaacaaatataataaaaaatacatgTCACTAAGTGATTTCCAAAAACgtcttttttttctatttatatagttaagtacaattgacatagactaAAAGGTAAGAAGGGTTCAAAGACCAACCCAACGAATAgttgaactaaaaaaattctttttttttttttttttttaacaaaaacattatttgaaagtttgaaaaataGTTCGTTCAAGTCTGAAGTTCATCTTAGAGGAAGAAGAGATAACTTCAGTTAGTAATTAGAgaccattttttttctcaaaaaaagCTTTTAGTCAgtgtatttttaataaatactATGTTCAGTTCTTcgattaatattttttttattaaaactaGTTGTGAATAGTAACTATTATGAGATAAAATACAATATgtgaatatattttcaaaatttatagtCGAAATGCTTATGAATAACAAAAATCTACAACAAACTAGAATGTGGGCTATTCTTAAGATTTAATAAAAGTAATTTACGGATTAAAATTGCACGTTTAAAAACTATGGGACAAAATTGAGGGAATATGAACCAAAATGGTATTTTTACGGATTGCTTTTGTCTAAATAAATAGTTAGGGCTTCAACGAGTTTTCAGAAACGAAAATGTTGTTTTTCtgaaaaatcaaacttaaaaaatataagaactgattttttttttgtaaagtttgaatgaattcatatttaattttatttaatcaCTTTCATATTACCATCAATTGATTATGAGTAAATGTATACATCGAGTATAATTTATGAATAAGTTGCAGAGACCAAgttaatgatattttttttattcgtgtataattcgaatatccGAATTAATTCCAAATCCAGGTCTTAATATATATTAGtgtaatatattatatattattattattattattatctatatataaaagaatggaagttgagaaactttttattttcaattttacctttttagttcatttatttatttcttactttggttttattgtaatttgacctttaattttatttttcaattttaaattaattatgatAAGTATTGTCTCATTTCTTCCAACTATTCACATTCTTTTCTCATATTaacttttttgtattttttttcaacctttcaaattcttcccTTTTGCCTTAtaactttatttttcaatttaaaataattattgtaattattgtaTCATTTCTCCCAATTATTCACATTCCCTTTTCATATTAACTCTTTTATGTCTTTTTcaacctttcaaattcttccttttcaaatgtttgggtataaatatctcattcttttttttctcattcatGTATATAAGTCACAACAAAATGTTATGTGCGTAGAATAAATCAAATCATGTTTTTCTACTCTCTTctaatacttttttttattttgttgtctatttttttatatagaatATGCAAACGTGTATATATTCCTTCAtttataggtttttttttagTACACAACATAAGTTGGGAAAACTTGAACCACCAACAACTTCATTATTTACGTTTAAATCATGTAatattgagaattttttttaagtgtAACCATGAGATTCTTGCtcacgtttttttttttttcatttaattttttttattaaagtcattttattaatgaaatggtTGAGTGACTTATACTTTGATTTTGGTAAAACAATGTAtatattgttggaatttattaagtatacatataggtaaataaaatgtgtaaaataagaaatattaaagtattttcttttaattttttttggctacaaaatcattaaaaaattatgatttcacatttacaattttataatttcaaaagaaatatgaTTTTGGTGGATGTTTTACCcttttatcataatttttttttagttttgttttagtGGCAACTTTATCATTCACATAGATTTAATTCATTTTCACATTCAACAAGATAGAAGTTATACACTTCAttaacttttcatcttcttattaaatttttttttttttttttgatttcataACCGATATTAGTTAATGCTATATGTTATTAGGGCCATAATGTAACTTTTCCATCTTCATAACTGATATTACATAATGCTATATTTTATTACACAACTTAACCTTTCAATCTTCCACtttatttgaatatatatagaTTAAATGGTTAAGTTTGCAACATGTAAGCTTAAGATGTtaagaaatgaaatttgaattgTGCAAACAAATCAAATTCAGAGATACATTCGAAAGATGACACAATTGTCTTTTTACtgaataaatttatttttcactCATTACGGTgtgaatataaatattaaaatattaaaatgattttccaaatttataaagttaagttaaaattataatttttcgGGTGTGATTTTCACGTGCATTGCACGCATTGTTTactagtctatagtatatataaaagctcctatgtggagaaatttttttagttcattttacTTTTTTGATTATAAGTATTCTTAATGTTCATTTGATGACAATTTTGTCATTCAACTTCAAGGATGAATAGTTGATGAATCTTAACCATTTCTCTCCATTTCTTTAACCAtttcaatatttaattgaaaaatatttatgacccTAATTAACTTCATGGTAGTGGAAGAATTTGTATAGGCTTgataataaattcaaataaGCCTTTTAGAATTCTCTTGCCCACACATTCACCAATTtattcaatataaatatatggTAACTTATAGCAACAAAAATGGAGAGGGAAGTGCAATGAGACAAAAAATATGAGAATATAAGATAAATAGTGAATCTAGAAAATCACAGCTTCAAttagaagaaaaggaaaatgcaAAAAGACgatttttatttcttccatGTTAAAGAtctatataaatattttctttcatttatttgtaaatattatcttcttttctatttcttttttttttttgaaaatttttcttcacgttattttttattttatttttccttttatttttccaGCTAAAATGGGAAAGTAAAATGACATAACTTAGGTTTCCTAGATCAACATTCTaaaatttctctcttttttttttttttgagaatgtgtttttaaattaaaaaattagtatttattatgaaataaagaataatgaaacaaacaaagagaagaatagagaagagaggaagaagagaagagaggaagaagagaagacaattgaactcaattgtggtgtgtcttacaaatgtaccacactcctctatttataggacatattatgatataggttacattatggaatttaattggatgaatgttacaatatggaattgaatgtgagagttatatgaaaattgtaacctatgtagattatggatatctacatttataatatatcattatatttacaatactactccttagatatccatattatataaaaataaatgtctcgttaaaaccttactagaaAAAACCCGATGGGAAAAAAccctagtgaaggaaaaagagtacatcatttttatacGTTAATAAATGCCTCATTAAAAACCTTGCTAGGAAAACCCAATGAGAAAAAATCACAGTCAAGGGAAAAATAGTGTAGTATTCCTATTCCTTGAGAACAATATTTCTACTCCCTCTTGTGGATACATCACTTGAGTTCTCTGAATCATCGCATTCTAATGTTGTACActagcttttcaaatgttgatgtgggtaatgcttttgtgaataagtccgccaagttgtctttcgaaaaaatttgttgaacactgatgtcacaattttcttcaaggtcatgcgtatagaagagttttggtgagatatgctttgttctatctccttttatatatcatcctttgatttgtgctatacatgcggtattatcttcaaataatattgttggtaaatttttactgaaagacaaaccacatgtttctcgaatatgatgagtcattgacctcaaccgtacacattctctactagcttcatgaattgcaagaatttctgtatgattcgatgaagtggccgtcatggtttgctttacagaccgccaagatatagcagttttattattgttgtttcaacatgataaccattttgacgtatatctttgaaactcaataagtttctttttgacTTACTGGAGAACAAAACATtactaattgtgaattttgttcctctaggcaaaataaggtttgctctaccaaaaccttcaatcgagtttgtagaacctgatattgtattgacatttgcttcaagcattgccaatgtagaaaaatattttttacttttaagtattgtaTGTGTAGTTGCACTATCTGCCAAACATAAGTTttcattattcatctttgagtcagccaaaatatgagaaatgttcataactcttcattaaaaagaattacaataagtctcttggtaaaaaaaaaaataaataaccttgaaatgtaaataatgtaaataaactggtaaatgttaaatagagaaaacgtaatgca
This region of Cucumis melo cultivar AY chromosome 7, USDA_Cmelo_AY_1.0, whole genome shotgun sequence genomic DNA includes:
- the LOC103502501 gene encoding UDP-glycosyltransferase 82A1; the encoded protein is MKYTSKKPKVLLVPYPAQGHVTPMLMLAAVFHRRGFLPIFLTPSYIHRHISSQISSSDEILFVSMSDGLDDNMPRDFFTVEAAMETTMPIYLRQVLSEHNSKESSDSSGSVVCMVVDLLASSAIEVGNEFGVTVVGFWPAMLATYKLISTIPEMVQSNLISSDTGCPEEGSKRCVPSQPLLSTEELPWLIGTPSARKGRFKFWKRTMARAKSVQCLLVNSFPEELLPLQKPTPKSSAASVFLVGPLTQHSNPAKTPTFWEEDDGCVKWLEKQRPNSVIYISFGSWVSPINESKVRSLAMALLGLKNPFIWVLKNNWRDGLPIGFQQKSQSYGRLVSWAPQIEILKHKAVGCYLTHCGWNSIMEAIQCGKRLLCFPVAGDQFLNCGYVVKVWRIGVRLNGFGEKEVEEGMKKVMEDGEMKGRLMKLHERIMGEEANYRVNSNFTAFINEINLSTKVAHSIL